A window of Pan paniscus chromosome 10, NHGRI_mPanPan1-v2.0_pri, whole genome shotgun sequence contains these coding sequences:
- the LOC100969289 gene encoding putative uncharacterized protein encoded by MAPKAPK5-AS1 — MEPLTAKSPCFLRLEPRRTPQDNAGEEGHLPLTLMALSMSLSSDILSGAPTARRGGGCSAALSPRGRGSKGLGTRAPGPRGDGQQPPLGTGGDEDPGAGSASAGGSRLAAAAAAEAAAPGDKSLCWAPRGRLLASSPAGEAGSRGRARRGGPRPGALCKGLAGPPLRPGLARS; from the coding sequence ATGGAACCTCTCACTGCAAAATCTCCCTGCTTTTTGAGGCTAGAGCCGAGAAGAACGCCACAGGACAACGCGGGGGAAGAGGGGCACCTCCCCCTTACCTTGATGGCTTTGTCCATGTCGCTCTCCTCCGACATACTCAGTGGGGCCCCCACAGCCAGGAGAGGCGGAGGCTGCTCAGCAGCCCTGTCCCCGCGCGGCCGAGGGAGCAAAGGGCTCGGCACTCGGGCCCCTGGGCCTCGTGGCGACGGGCAGCAGCCGCCCCTCGGGACCGGTGGGGATGAGGACCCCGGCGCCGGCTCTGCTTCGGCGGGCGGCTCTAGGCTGGCGGCAGCAGCAGCGGCGGAGGCGGCGGCCCCTGGGGACAAGTCTTTGTGCTGGGCCCCGCGCGGCCGCCTCCTAGCCTCATCCCCAGCTGGGGAGGCAGGCTCCCGGGGTAGGGCGAGGCGGGGAGGGCCTCGACCCGGGGCGCTGTGCAAGGGCCTCGCGGGGCCGCCGCTTAGACCTGGGCTCGCCAGGTCCTAA